A segment of the uncultured Desulfobulbus sp. genome:
GAAGCCATAAGCAATGCCGTCCGTCATGCAGGTGCGACCGCAATCAATGTCGAGTTGGCCATTGCTGAAAATCGTATTGTGCTCCAAATCATCGACAACGGACACGGTCTGCCGGAAGTCTTACCCACCTGCGGAATGGGCCTGCGGACCATGGCGTGCCGGGCGCATCTGCTTGAAGGTGAATTTTCCGTCACCCCTCTCCCGCAGGGCGGGACCTGTATTCGCTGCACGGTGCCCCATTCACCTCCATCTCCGCCGTTTGCATAACTCAATTGTATTGTAGAGGCTCTGTATGCTGCATGACCCGTTGCCGACATCCCAAGCTATTCGTATCGTGATCGCAGATGATCATCCCGCCGTCTGCCAGGGACTGCAACTGCTGTTGGAGCCCGAGGGAATCACGGTCTGTGCCCAGGCAAGCGGGCGAGACGAGGCCCTGGCTCAGGTGAAGAAGCATCGCCCAGACCTTGTTCTGGTGGATCTTTCCCTCGGCGACGACGATGGCATCCTCCTCGTCCGGGATCTGCAAAAGCTTTCTGTCCCCTCACTCGTGTACACCATGCACGAAGATGCGCATCATATCGAGGCGGCCTTTGCTGCCGGCGGCAAGGGATATGTCACCAAGCGGGAAGTGCATCGCATACTCGTGCAGGGCATCCGCGAAACAGCCACCGGTTGCCGTTTTGTCAGTCCGCGGGCGGCGTTGTCCCTGGCCGATCGGGTCGCTGAACGTCGTGCGGCCCCTCTCCTTCTCGAGTTGAGCGGTCAGGAGCAAAACGTCTACCGACTTTTGGGCCAAGGTGAAGGGACCTCGGATATTGCCCGGGAAATGAAGATCAGTGCCCGTACGGTCGAGTCCTACTACGCCCGCATTTTGGTCAAATTGGAGCTGCAAACCATGCGCGACCTCCGCCGCCACGCCATCGACCACTATCAAAAACAAGGCGAATAACGCCTGCCGCCCGCTTCCTGTAGGGGATTTCCCCTACATTTCCTCCGGGGTTTTCCCCACACGAATGCAGGGAATTCCCTCTGCAGACAACCTCTGCGTTTCCTGATACCTTTTTCCCCAAACATTCCCTTTTCCCGACCATCTTCAGTCACGATTTTCAGGCATTATTTTTGGTAACGGAGGTTTGCACGATGAGCAGACCAACCCACCCGACGGTGCTTTTGGTGGATGACCATCCCGCTGTGCGCGATGCCATGGCCCAACTGCTTGAGGCAAACAATATAGCGGTATGCGGCCAGGCCAGCGGGCTTGAGGACGCCATGGCCCTCCTCGACCTGCGGCGTCCCGATCTGGTGCTGGTGGATCTTCTTCCCGGTGACGAGGGGTTGAAGCTGGTGGGCCATCTGCAGAGCCGGGGAATACCCGCGGTGGTCTGCTCTTCTTGCCGGAATACGGAGTACACGCGTCGGGCTCTGGATGCCGGAGCCCGGGCATACGTGGCCAAGGAGGATGCGGCACAGGCCCTGCCGCGCATCCTGAGAGATGTACTGAACGGCTGGGTCCTGATCAGCCCACGGGCGGCGGAATGATCGTTTTTCCGGACGCACACAACCAACCCGCATATGGAGAGGAGCACCCCATGAAATCCCAGGAACAAGAAAACGAGCATGAATTTACCCGACGCGAAGTCATGAAATATGCCGGCATGGCCTTGGGAGGGCTGGCCTTTGGCGGCACGTTCATCGGTGGCGGTGTCGGCCAGGCTAAGGCGGATCTTGTCTGCGACAGTTCGTTTTATCCGCAAGATACGTATAACCCCGAAAGATATACCTATTTCGAAAAGCTCAACGATATCATCCCATGGGGGCTGGATAGCCAATACAACCTTATCGGCGAGCCACTTTTGGAGGACGAGATGCGGATCACCTTCCTCGGGTCGGTGGTGCCCTCCGCACGGCGGGCACAGCAGGAGATGAGCGTCTTTGTGGAGGTGGGATGGGATGCGACCAACCAATGTCCGTTGGACCAGTTCGTCTTTGACTGCGGCTCCGGGGTCTGCGCCAATTACGGTTCGGCAGGAATCAGCTACGGCCGCATGGACAAGATCTTTCTCGCGCACCTTCATGCCGACCACATGAGCGACCTGGCCCACATCTACTGTTTCGGCCCATCGAGCGACCGCAAATCCCCCCTCTATGTCTGGGGGCCCGGCCCCTCGGGGGTGAGAAGTCCTCGTCCACCTCGTCGACTGTACAACGACGGGACCAAAGCCTTCTGCGAGCACCTGCGCGAGGCCATGCGATGGCATAGCGAGAGTTTCAGTTTTGAATCCACCTCTTGGGAGGATTCCGCGCAGAACCTCCCCACCCAGAAAAGCTGGGGCTTACCCGTCCCGCCCAAGCCCGTCGCGGATGATCCGGCAGACGACGGCTATGCCCTGGTTCCCATCGAGCTGGATTGGACCAAATACGGGGCCAAGAAGGATGACAACGTTGCCTATCACAACAAGGCAACCGGGGTCAAGATCACCCATTTTCCGGTGATCCACACCCGCAGGGGCGCTATCGGCTACAAGCTCGAATGGCAGACCCCCAATGGCAAGGTCTTGACGATGATCTATACCAGCGACACCCGCCCCGAATGGCATTGCGTCGATCAGGCCATCAACGCAGACAAGCACGGCAAACCCCGCGGTGTCGACGTCTTCATCCACGAAATGGGCCTGCCTCCCGAAGTGTGGGCCATGAAAAACGCCGGACTCCCCGGGCCGGTGGACAATGCGACCTTCCAGGCCACGGTCGACGACATGAGCACCATTATCAACTGTTCCCACACCCCGCCAGGAGCCTTCGGTTATCTCCTCGGCCAGATCAGCCCCCGTCCGCGGCTCACCGTGGCCACCCATTTTCCGGTAGCCGACGACACGGTGCATTGCGCCCTGGAAAGCATCAAAAAATATGTCCCGGATATCACCTGGACGGAAGACTATTATAACGACAATGACGATATTGCCTGGTCCTTTGATCTCATGGTCCTACGCGTCATTGCAAGCCAGGACAAGATCATCCGTTGCAAGGCCCAGGTCAACGACTTCAGTTTTTCGCCGGTGAGCAAGTATTATGCGATGAAAGACCCCAAATACATGGATTCCAGAAGTCAGATTGACACCTCGAGCGAGATTCCGGCCACCGAAGACGATGGAACACAAAATTACTGCGAAAGCGGTTATTGATGCTCGATGAACCTTGCTTGCCGTTGTGCTGTTGCATGGGGCCGGCGCAATGAAATCTGTCTCATCACCCCGCCTGCCGGCATCGTGGTCCGATGGCCGGCAGGCAACGAAAAGAGAGGAGTCTGCCAATGGCACCCCGACCTCGACCGAAACGTTCCTTGCCCACCTCCCTCCTGGTCCTGACGGGGAGTCTGGCCCTGGCCCTTGGCCTTTGGGCCTGCAAACAGGAAAAGGCTGCTCCGGCGGCATCCTCCCAGCCGCCACGCGTTTCGGTGCTGGAGATCACCCCTCGGGATATGCCGGTGAGCTTTACCTATGTCGCCCAGACGCAGAGCTCGCATCTGGTCAATATTCAGGCCAGGGTAAGCGGCTTTCTCGACCGACAGCTCTACACCGAAGGCGCGGTGGTCAAGGCCGGCCAAGTCCTTTTTCGGCTCGACGCCAAACCCTTTCAGGTTCAGCTCGACCAGGCCCAGGCCGTGCTGAGCAAGCAGGCCGCGGCCCTGGAGACCTCACGCAAAAACCTGGCGCGAACCAAGCCCCTGGTCAAACAGAACGCACTTGCGCTCAAGGACCTGGATGATGCCACCGGTCAGTTCCAATCGGCGGCCGCCGGGGTGGAGCAGGCCAAGGCCCAGGTGGAAGCGGCCAAGCTCGATCTCTCCTACACCACCATTACCTCTCCGGTGACCGGCGTCAGCAGTTCGGCCCGACAGACGGAAGGCACCTACATCAGCCCCCAGAACAGCCTCCTGACGACCGTTGCCGTTCTTGATCCCATCTGGGTCAATTTCAATATCTCCGAAAACGAGATGCAACGCTACCGGGATGAGATCGCCAAAGGGCTGCTCATCGCCCCGAAAAACAGGGACTATGCCGTCCAGGTCATCCTTGTCGACGGTTCGGCCTTTCCGCACAGCGGGCACATGACCTTCGCCGATCCCTCCTACGATCCCCAGACCGGCACCTTCCTCGTTCGCGCCAGCGTTCCCAATCCGGACAGCGTGCTGCGCCCCAACCAATATGTGCGGGTGCGCCTCACCGGCTCCGTCAGGCCCAGGGCGATTCTCGTCCCGCAGCGGGCGGTGCAGCAGGGAGCCAAAGGCCATTTCGTGTGGCTCATCGATACCAACGACACCATCGAACAACGCCCGGTGGTGGTCGGGGACTGGCAGGGAGATAATTGGTTTATTGCTGAAGGGTTGTCCAGCGGCGAACGGGTCGTGGTCGACGGCACCCTCATGCTCCAGCCGGGCATGAAGGTGCAGGTGGCACCGGCAACAGCGGCAAGCCACGACAAACCGGTCGGCCAATAACAAGGAGGCCTCCATGTTCTCCCGATTTTTCATCAAGCGGCCGATTTTCGCCACCGTGGTCGCCATTATCATCTGTCTGGCAGGCCTGGTCTCCATGAACGCGCTCCCGGTCGAGCAGTATCCGACCATCACCCCGGTGCAGGTGACGGTCTCGGCAACCTATCCGGGCGCGGATTCCCAGACCCTGGCCGACTCGGTGGCCGCGCCCATCGAGGCGCAGATCAACGGCGTGGACAACATGCTCTATATGACCTCAGCCAGCTCCGCCAACGGCCAGTTGACCCTGACGGTCTACTTCTCCCTGGATACCGATCCGGATATCGCGCAGGTGCAGGTGCAGAACCGGGTCAACCTCGCCACCCCCCAGCTCCCTGAAGCGGTTTCGCAACTTGGTGTCTCGGTGCAGAAAAAGGCCTCCTCGATCATGATGCTGATCGGCATTTTTGCCAGGGAGGAACGCTACAGCAGCAACTACATCGCCAATTACGCCAATGTCTATGTCCTGGATGCGATCAAACGGGTGCCCGGAGCCGGTCAGGCGCAGATTATGGGCGCCCCTGATCAGGCCATGCGCATCTGGATGAATCCCGACCGCATGGCATCCCTGGGCATTACCACCAGCGATATACAGCAGGCGGTGGCCAGTCAGAACGCCCTGCTCGGCGCCGGTCAAATCGGACAGAAACCCACCAGCGGTCCGGTGGAGATGACCTTTCCGGTGGTCACCCAGCAGCCCTTCACCGACCCTTCGCAATACGGAGAAATCATCCTCCGCGCCAACCAGGACGGAGGGGGCATCGTCCGCTTGAAGGACGTGGCGCGGACCGAGGTCGGTCTACGACAGTACATCATCGACGCCAAGCTCAACGGCACCCCGGCCACCTTCATTGCCATCTATCAGCAGCCCGGTGCCAATGGGCTTGAGGTCTCCAAGGCGGTCCGCCAGGCCCTGGAGCAGATGAGACCCCGTTTTCCCCATGGCATGGATTACGTCATTTCGCTGGACACCACCGATTTTGTCCGCCTATCCATTGATGAGGTCGTTCACACCCTGTTTGAGGCCATCCTCCTGGTGGTCCTGGTGGTCTATCTCTTTTTGCAGAGTTTCCGCACCACCATCATCTGCGCGGTTGCCATCGTCGTGCCCCTGATCAGTACCTTCAGCGGCATGCTGGCCCTGGGATTTTCCATCAACCTGCTTACCCTGTTCGGCCTGGTGCTCGCCATCGGCATGGTGGTGGACGACGCCATCGTCGTGGTCGAAAATGTCGAACGCAACATGGCGCAGTTCCATCTCCCGCCCAAGGAGGCGACCATTCGCGCCATGGGCGAAATCTCCGGCTCGCTGGTCGCGGTGGTTTTGGTGATGGCCTCGGTGTTCATCCCGGCGGCCTTTCTTCCCGGGACCACGGGACAGCTCTACAAACAGTTCGCCATCACCATCGTGGTCTCGGTCGCGGTTTCCGGATTCGTGGCCCTGACCCTGACCCCGGCCATGTGCGGGCTGCTCCTGAGGCACTGTCAACCGCCGACCCGCGGATTTTTCGCCTGGTTCAATCGCGGGGTCGATGCCCTGACCCAGGGTTTTGGTCAGGCCGTGACCCTGGTTATCCGCCGTATGGGCCTGGCCTTCCTAGTGCTGGCGGTGCTGATATACGCAATCGTCCATCTCTTTGAGGTCCTGCCGACTAGCTTTGTCCCCAACGAGGATCAGGGCTACGTCATGGCGGCGATCGTCATGCCGGACTCGTCCAGCCTCGACCGGACCGAGGATGTGGCCGACCGGGTCGAAGGAATTTTCAAAACACTGCCCGGAGTCGACACCCGCACCCAGCTGACCGGCTACAGCCTGATCGACAGCGGGTTCAAGACCAATGCCGGCACATTTTTCGTCACCCTCAAACCCTTTGACCAGCGATACGGATCGATCAAACAGGCTCGAGCGGAAAATGCCCGAGCCGTGCTGATGGGGCTGCACAAGGAGGCCGCCTCTATTCAGGAGGGTGTGGTCATTCCGGTGGCACCGCCTGCGATCCCTGGCATCGGCACCACCGGCGGCTTTGAATTCTGGATTCAGGACACCGGGGCTGGCCAACCGGCCAGACTGGACGGACTGACCCGCGCATTTTTGGCCAAGGCCCATGCCCGGCCGGAACTTACCGGCCTCAACAGTACCTTCCGCGCCACCACCCAACAGCTGCGCGCGGAGGTGGACCGTGAAAAGACAAGCCTGCTCGGGGTGCCCATCACCGATGTCTACAGCGCCATCCAGGCGCAGTTCGGTTCGCTCACGGTCAGTCAGTTCAACCAGTTCAGCAGGGTCTGGTGGGTCATTTTGCAGTCCGAACCCAAATATCGTCAGGATCCCGGGGACCTGACCCGTCTCTATGTCCGCTCCAACCAGGGGGATATGGTGCCGCTGTCGGCCCTGGTCGCCACCCACTGGGTGAGCGGACCGGACCTGTTGCCGCATTTCAACGGCTTTCCCGCCGCCAAGGTGAGCGGCAGCGCCGCCGCCGGTTACAGTTCCGGTCAGGCGATCGCCGCCATGGAAGAGGTTGCCCGCGAGGTGCTGCCCGCGGGCTATACCTTTGCCTGGTCGGGCCTGGCCTTCGAGGAGAAGCAGTCCGGCGGCACCTCCATGCTGGCCTTTGTGTTCGGCCTGATCATCGTCTTTCTCGTTCTCGCGGCCCAGTATGAATCCTGGACCCTGCCGGGGACGGTGATGATGGCCGTTCCCTTTGGCGTGCTCGGGGCCTTGACGGCGAACTGGCTGCGCGGACTGGAAAACGACGTCTATTTTCAGATCGGCCTGCTGGTACTGATCGGTCTGGGGGCCAAAAACGCCATCCTGCGGGTGTCCTTTGCGGTCGAACTGCGGCGGCAGGGAAAAACGATCATGGAGGCGACCATCGAGGCGGGGGAGCAACGCCTCAGGCCCATCATCATGACCTCGCTCGCCTTTGCCTTTGGTGTGCTGCCCCTGGCCATTGCCATGGGGGCCGGTGCCAATGCGCGCCACTCCATCGGCACCGGCATCATCGGCGGCATGATCGGCGAAACCACCCTGGCCATGTTGTACGTACCGCTGTTGTTTTATCTCTTCGACCGTTTCAGCGAAGGCAAACAGACAAAACAGCGTAAACAGGCATCGCTGCCCGCCACTGCCCCGTCCACCAGCGGCGATGTCGCGGCAACTGATCCGGAGACGGCTTCGGAGGAACAGTGATATGCGCGCACTCATGGTATTGGCAGCGGCGGTGTTGTTCACGGGCTGTACGGTCGGGCAGGATTATGTCAGGCCGGTGATCGATGTGCCGGCCGCGTTCAACAACGCAGCGCAGAGCGCCCGGCAGACGGTAAACCTGACCTGGTGGCAGCAGTTTCACGATCCCATGCTCGACGCGTTGATCGTCGAAGCGCTCAACAACAACCGCGATCTCAAGGTTGCCATCGCCAATATCGAGCAGGCGGCGGCGCTGCTCACCGAGTCCCGCTCTTCCCTGTACCCGCAGATAGGATACGGCGGCACCGGCACCCGCGAGCGGGCCAGCGAAACAGACGCCGCACGCTTGTATTCGGTTGTGAAAAATCCCCGTTCCTCCTACCAGTCCCTGGTCAGCGCCAGTTGGGAAATAGACCTGTGGGGACGCATCCGTCGACTGTCGGAGGCGGCGCAGGCGCAAC
Coding sequences within it:
- a CDS encoding response regulator transcription factor, giving the protein MSRPTHPTVLLVDDHPAVRDAMAQLLEANNIAVCGQASGLEDAMALLDLRRPDLVLVDLLPGDEGLKLVGHLQSRGIPAVVCSSCRNTEYTRRALDAGARAYVAKEDAAQALPRILRDVLNGWVLISPRAAE
- a CDS encoding efflux RND transporter periplasmic adaptor subunit; amino-acid sequence: MAPRPRPKRSLPTSLLVLTGSLALALGLWACKQEKAAPAASSQPPRVSVLEITPRDMPVSFTYVAQTQSSHLVNIQARVSGFLDRQLYTEGAVVKAGQVLFRLDAKPFQVQLDQAQAVLSKQAAALETSRKNLARTKPLVKQNALALKDLDDATGQFQSAAAGVEQAKAQVEAAKLDLSYTTITSPVTGVSSSARQTEGTYISPQNSLLTTVAVLDPIWVNFNISENEMQRYRDEIAKGLLIAPKNRDYAVQVILVDGSAFPHSGHMTFADPSYDPQTGTFLVRASVPNPDSVLRPNQYVRVRLTGSVRPRAILVPQRAVQQGAKGHFVWLIDTNDTIEQRPVVVGDWQGDNWFIAEGLSSGERVVVDGTLMLQPGMKVQVAPATAASHDKPVGQ
- a CDS encoding multidrug efflux RND transporter permease subunit, which gives rise to MFSRFFIKRPIFATVVAIIICLAGLVSMNALPVEQYPTITPVQVTVSATYPGADSQTLADSVAAPIEAQINGVDNMLYMTSASSANGQLTLTVYFSLDTDPDIAQVQVQNRVNLATPQLPEAVSQLGVSVQKKASSIMMLIGIFAREERYSSNYIANYANVYVLDAIKRVPGAGQAQIMGAPDQAMRIWMNPDRMASLGITTSDIQQAVASQNALLGAGQIGQKPTSGPVEMTFPVVTQQPFTDPSQYGEIILRANQDGGGIVRLKDVARTEVGLRQYIIDAKLNGTPATFIAIYQQPGANGLEVSKAVRQALEQMRPRFPHGMDYVISLDTTDFVRLSIDEVVHTLFEAILLVVLVVYLFLQSFRTTIICAVAIVVPLISTFSGMLALGFSINLLTLFGLVLAIGMVVDDAIVVVENVERNMAQFHLPPKEATIRAMGEISGSLVAVVLVMASVFIPAAFLPGTTGQLYKQFAITIVVSVAVSGFVALTLTPAMCGLLLRHCQPPTRGFFAWFNRGVDALTQGFGQAVTLVIRRMGLAFLVLAVLIYAIVHLFEVLPTSFVPNEDQGYVMAAIVMPDSSSLDRTEDVADRVEGIFKTLPGVDTRTQLTGYSLIDSGFKTNAGTFFVTLKPFDQRYGSIKQARAENARAVLMGLHKEAASIQEGVVIPVAPPAIPGIGTTGGFEFWIQDTGAGQPARLDGLTRAFLAKAHARPELTGLNSTFRATTQQLRAEVDREKTSLLGVPITDVYSAIQAQFGSLTVSQFNQFSRVWWVILQSEPKYRQDPGDLTRLYVRSNQGDMVPLSALVATHWVSGPDLLPHFNGFPAAKVSGSAAAGYSSGQAIAAMEEVAREVLPAGYTFAWSGLAFEEKQSGGTSMLAFVFGLIIVFLVLAAQYESWTLPGTVMMAVPFGVLGALTANWLRGLENDVYFQIGLLVLIGLGAKNAILRVSFAVELRRQGKTIMEATIEAGEQRLRPIIMTSLAFAFGVLPLAIAMGAGANARHSIGTGIIGGMIGETTLAMLYVPLLFYLFDRFSEGKQTKQRKQASLPATAPSTSGDVAATDPETASEEQ
- a CDS encoding response regulator transcription factor; translation: MLHDPLPTSQAIRIVIADDHPAVCQGLQLLLEPEGITVCAQASGRDEALAQVKKHRPDLVLVDLSLGDDDGILLVRDLQKLSVPSLVYTMHEDAHHIEAAFAAGGKGYVTKREVHRILVQGIRETATGCRFVSPRAALSLADRVAERRAAPLLLELSGQEQNVYRLLGQGEGTSDIAREMKISARTVESYYARILVKLELQTMRDLRRHAIDHYQKQGE